Within Planifilum fimeticola, the genomic segment TCGACCTGGGAAGCCTACGGCGTCGACGGAAACGGCGACGGCAAAGCCGATCCCTGGAACGTGGAGGACGCCGCCCACGCTGCGGCCAGGTACCTGAGGGATCACGGTGGACAGGAGAATCTGGAAAAGGCCCTGTGGCACTACAACCACGCCTCCTGGTACGTGAAGGATGTCCTCCGGATCGCCGACGGGTATCTGGATGAAGAGGAAAACCCGACCTTTGTCGCCGCCTTCCCCTTTCAATGGCCGGTGCCGGGAACGGATCCCGAAGGCATTTCCTCCGGCTTCGGTTACCGAACCCACCCGATTTTGAAAACCCGCCGCTTCCATGACGGGATCGATATTCCCGCCGAGAAGGGCAGGCCGGCGGTCGCCGCAACGGGAGGTATCGTCCGCTTCGCCGGAAAGCTCGGCGGATACGGCAACACGGTGGTCCTGGAAACGGTGGACGGGATTGAACTCCTGTACGGACACCTTTCCTCCATCGAAGTCCGCCGGGGGGAACACGTCAAGGGAGGACAAATCATCGGCGCCGTGGGAAGCACCGGGCTCTCCACGGGACCCCACCTCCATTTCACCGTGCGAAAAAACCGATTGCCGGTCGATCCTTTGAAATTCTTTCAACCCTAGGGACAAATAAAAAAAGCCCCACCCAAATTCCGAAGGTGAGGCGAATCCGTGATCGGATCAATCGGATTGGTTTTTTCCCCTTTCGCGAATGTATAAAGCCATCAGAATCAAGGAACCCAACAGCGACAACAGGAGCAATATTCCCGAAGCGTTCTCCACAGCCCGGCTCAACATCGGCACAAACCCCCCTCATGCTGTTCGTCCTTGCACGGGTTGCCTGCTCTTCGGGATATCCGTAGCACCTATACCACATATACTATATATTTTTCTCTTTGTACAGTGAAATTTGACGCCCGGGCGAGTCAGAGGGCCCGACCGTCCCCGAAGAACCGCGAAAAACCTCTGCCGCCTTCGCCTCCGAAGCGGAAAAGACGAAGAGGCGCGGGACTGCCGCAAAAACGGCAGTCTCTTTTTTCTCGGCCGAGTCGCATCCCCTGCATAGATCGGCACTCCCGTTCAAAGTCGGCTGTAGGAAATGACAAAATGCATGATCGCCAGGGAGGAAGAGGGGTTGGAGTACTTGTGGGGACGATCCCCCCTGAAACGGATGGAATCGTACTCCTCCAGACGATAGGTTTCGCCGTCCACCTCCACCGTCAAACAACCGGACATCACCGTCACAAATTCCGTCACCCCCGTCCGGTGCGCCTCGGAAACATATTCCCCCCGGGGCTTCAGGTATCCTCGGTACAGCTCGACCATGCCGTGGGAGCCGAACAACGGCTCGGCGACAAAAACATCGTCGGGACTCATCAGTTTGAGCCCATCCTTCTTCCGGGCGATGGCCACGTCCGATTCGAGGGAAAGCAAAGCGGTGATCGGAACCTCCAGACCGTTGGAGATTCTCCAGATGACGGACAAGGTGGGGTTGGCCTCCCCCCGTTCGACCTTGATCAAAGTCTGTTTGCTGACCCCGATTTGTCTGGCCAGCGCCTCCAGGCTGATTCCCCGGCTCGTCCGAATTTGCCGTAAGTTGGCGCCGATCCGCTTTCCCACATCCTGTTCTTTCATCATTTCCTCCTTCTTTCCGATCCTTGCCGGAACGGGGCGGGAAAATCGGTTTCCGCACCCGCCCGACAAGGCACTCCTTCCCTTTTTGCAAAGACCCGCCGTCTTGATTCCCTGGCTGTGGTATATTATAATTTACCTAAATTAACTTTTAATACACCATCTTCACCGGATTTTCCCGACTCCGCTCTCCGCGGACTTCCATCCAAAAGGGGGCTTCAGCTGTGGACAAAAAGAGCCGTATCAAAGCGGGTTTGGCGGAAGCTTTGCCCCTTGCCGTCGCCATTGCGGCTTATGGCTTATCCTACGGTGTGCTCGCGGTTCAAGCAAACCTGAGCGTGGCGGAAGCCGTAGCCATGTCCCTGTTGGTCTTTTCCGGATCCGTCCAAATGGTGTCCGTCGCCATGCTGACTGCCGGAGCCGGCCTCACGAGCATTTTTTTCTCATCGCTTCTGCTCAATTTGCGCAATTTGTTGTACGGGGCCGCCCTGGCCGAGGGCCTCGCCCCCGCAAAAAGGGGAAGGTGGCTGCTCGCCTTTGGCGTATCGGATGAACCCTTCGTGTTGGGAAGTGCGAGATTTAAAAGGCACGGACCGGACCCCCTCTACTTCGGAACGGTGGTCGTCCTCTTCTATGCAGCCTGGGCTTTTTCCTCATTCCTCGGCGCCTTCGCCGGAAACCAACTGGATCCCCAAAAATGGGGATTGGACCTGGCCTTCCCGGTGACCTTCACCGCCCTGCTCCTTCCGGTGCTGACGGAAAAACCGGTCATCGCAACGGCTGCCGCCGCCGCCATCATCGCCCTTCTGCTCGAATATCTCAGGCCGGGTAATGAATTGACCATCATCCTTTCTGGAGTATCGGCTCCCTGGGTGGGACTTTATATCCAAAGGAGGAAGCAGTCTC encodes:
- a CDS encoding peptidoglycan DD-metalloendopeptidase family protein, with protein sequence MNVAGRWLLYSLLSFLLIILSVVLLTVLIVMGINRDPIHHVAGKPNKQALKQIPYEFLDIYRKAGAKYGIPWNVLAAIHKRETDFGKTTKPGDPERKNMISSKGAIGPFQFLPSTWEAYGVDGNGDGKADPWNVEDAAHAAARYLRDHGGQENLEKALWHYNHASWYVKDVLRIADGYLDEEENPTFVAAFPFQWPVPGTDPEGISSGFGYRTHPILKTRRFHDGIDIPAEKGRPAVAATGGIVRFAGKLGGYGNTVVLETVDGIELLYGHLSSIEVRRGEHVKGGQIIGAVGSTGLSTGPHLHFTVRKNRLPVDPLKFFQP
- a CDS encoding helix-turn-helix domain-containing protein; translated protein: MKEQDVGKRIGANLRQIRTSRGISLEALARQIGVSKQTLIKVERGEANPTLSVIWRISNGLEVPITALLSLESDVAIARKKDGLKLMSPDDVFVAEPLFGSHGMVELYRGYLKPRGEYVSEAHRTGVTEFVTVMSGCLTVEVDGETYRLEEYDSIRFRGDRPHKYSNPSSSLAIMHFVISYSRL
- a CDS encoding AzlC family ABC transporter permease, translated to MDKKSRIKAGLAEALPLAVAIAAYGLSYGVLAVQANLSVAEAVAMSLLVFSGSVQMVSVAMLTAGAGLTSIFFSSLLLNLRNLLYGAALAEGLAPAKRGRWLLAFGVSDEPFVLGSARFKRHGPDPLYFGTVVVLFYAAWAFSSFLGAFAGNQLDPQKWGLDLAFPVTFTALLLPVLTEKPVIATAAAAAIIALLLEYLRPGNELTIILSGVSAPWVGLYIQRRKQSHA